The following proteins are encoded in a genomic region of Arcobacter suis CECT 7833:
- a CDS encoding S4 domain-containing protein — MRIDKFLNAVNITKRRAVAEDMLEHKVVFINDQAVKKAKEVKVGDIIEIRYLEKTDKFKVLQIPNTKSTPKSKIEEYVQRID; from the coding sequence ATGAGAATAGATAAATTTTTAAATGCCGTTAATATTACTAAACGAAGAGCAGTAGCTGAGGATATGCTTGAACACAAGGTTGTTTTTATAAATGATCAAGCTGTAAAAAAAGCAAAAGAGGTTAAAGTGGGAGATATAATCGAAATTAGGTATTTAGAAAAAACTGACAAATTCAAAGTATTACAAATACCAAACACTAAATCAACTCCAAAATCAAAAATAGAAGAATATGTACAAAGGATCGACTAA
- the lptB gene encoding LPS export ABC transporter ATP-binding protein, with translation MHKLHIKDITKTIKKTQILHGISIEVKSGEIVGLLGPNGAGKTTTFYTVCGLVKPTSGKVFFDDKDITELPLHKRALKGIGYLPQESSIFKELSVEDNLMLAAQIVTDDKEEQYKRVEELLELFNIEPIRQRLGVSLSGGERRRTEIARALVSQPKFLLLDEPFAGVDPIAVKDIQEIIHQLTKINIGVLITDHNVRETLQICDRAYVMKAGALLSSGTSEEIKNDVKVREHYLGEDFNF, from the coding sequence ATGCATAAACTACATATAAAAGATATAACAAAAACTATCAAAAAAACACAAATTCTTCATGGTATTTCTATAGAAGTAAAATCAGGTGAAATTGTTGGATTATTAGGACCAAATGGAGCTGGAAAAACTACAACATTTTATACAGTTTGTGGATTAGTAAAACCTACAAGTGGTAAAGTTTTTTTTGATGATAAAGATATTACAGAACTTCCTTTACACAAAAGAGCTTTAAAAGGAATAGGTTATTTACCTCAAGAATCATCAATTTTTAAAGAATTATCAGTTGAAGATAATCTAATGTTAGCTGCTCAAATTGTTACAGATGATAAAGAAGAACAATATAAAAGAGTAGAAGAGTTACTTGAACTTTTTAATATAGAACCAATTCGTCAAAGATTGGGAGTTTCACTTTCAGGAGGGGAGAGAAGAAGAACTGAAATAGCAAGAGCATTAGTTTCTCAACCAAAATTCCTACTTCTTGATGAACCATTTGCAGGAGTTGATCCAATTGCTGTAAAAGATATTCAAGAGATAATTCATCAATTAACAAAAATAAATATTGGAGTTTTAATAACAGATCATAATGTTAGAGAAACTTTACAGATTTGTGATAGAGCTTATGTTATGAAAGCAGGGGCTTTATTATCAAGTGGAACAAGTGAAGAAATTAAAAATGATGTAAAAGTGCGAGAGCACTATTTAGGTGAAGATTTCAATTTCTAA
- a CDS encoding GGDEF domain-containing response regulator, giving the protein MNKEILKTISVLYVEDENDVREFTAKLLTSLLRKVYVAQDGQEGLNIYEENKDDIDLIISDINMPKMDGLSMCEAIKKISPEIPLVITSAHNDTNFLRKSIEIGVTTYAMKPIDLYQLMESIIKAMEPILLKKQLIELNLSLESKIEQEINKIKSILDAQDNIIIVTNKEEITNVNKKFLDFFGVVNFDEFIKSKKNIFDFFQEEFGFITKEQINKQESWIKYIKELHEIDRIVKIKSALEEEKIFAINVDYYENKDDYYVFSLTDITKLKEKSNLLEYQASHDKLTGLFNRNRFDEIYSKEIKRSKRYNNELSIIIFDIDNFKMVNDTYGHQIGDEVLKEIAKITVNGVREQDINVRWGGEEFLILLPHTNLTGAVTVASKIKTNIKEHIFTDKSLKITASFGVSQLLDEDNEATLISRSDKLLYEAKKTGKDKVIA; this is encoded by the coding sequence ATGAATAAAGAAATTTTAAAAACAATCTCTGTTTTATATGTTGAAGATGAAAATGATGTTAGAGAATTTACAGCTAAATTACTTACTTCTTTACTAAGAAAAGTTTATGTTGCACAAGATGGGCAAGAAGGTTTAAACATATATGAAGAAAATAAAGATGATATAGATTTAATAATTTCTGATATAAATATGCCTAAAATGGATGGTTTATCTATGTGTGAAGCCATCAAAAAAATAAGCCCTGAAATTCCTCTTGTTATTACAAGCGCTCACAATGATACAAATTTTTTAAGAAAATCTATTGAAATAGGAGTTACTACTTATGCTATGAAACCTATTGATTTATATCAGTTAATGGAAAGTATCATAAAAGCAATGGAACCTATTCTTTTAAAAAAACAATTAATAGAATTAAATCTATCGCTTGAAAGTAAAATAGAACAAGAAATAAATAAAATAAAATCTATTTTAGATGCTCAAGACAATATTATAATTGTTACAAATAAAGAAGAAATTACAAATGTAAATAAAAAATTCTTAGACTTTTTTGGAGTAGTTAATTTTGATGAATTTATAAAAAGTAAAAAAAATATTTTTGATTTTTTTCAAGAAGAATTTGGTTTTATAACAAAAGAACAAATTAACAAACAAGAATCTTGGATTAAATATATTAAAGAACTACATGAAATTGACAGAATAGTTAAAATAAAAAGTGCTTTAGAAGAAGAAAAAATTTTTGCAATAAATGTAGATTATTATGAAAATAAAGATGATTATTATGTATTTTCATTAACTGATATTACAAAATTGAAAGAGAAATCTAATCTTTTAGAATACCAAGCAAGTCACGATAAATTAACAGGTTTATTTAATAGAAATAGATTTGATGAAATCTATTCAAAAGAGATAAAACGATCAAAAAGATATAATAATGAATTATCAATTATAATTTTTGATATTGATAATTTTAAAATGGTGAATGATACTTATGGTCATCAAATTGGAGATGAAGTTTTAAAAGAGATTGCAAAAATCACTGTTAATGGAGTAAGAGAACAAGATATAAATGTAAGATGGGGAGGGGAAGAATTTTTGATACTTTTACCACATACAAATCTAACAGGAGCAGTTACTGTTGCTTCAAAAATAAAAACAAATATTAAAGAGCATATTTTTACAGATAAATCTTTAAAAATTACTGCTAGTTTTGGAGTTAGTCAACTTTTAGATGAAGATAATGAAGCTACGCTTATCTCAAGAAGTGATAAACTTTTATATGAGGCAAAAAAAACAGGAAAAGATAAAGTAATAGCATAA
- a CDS encoding argininosuccinate synthase, translating to MSKKDVKKVVLAYSGGLDTSIILKWLQDEYNAEVITFTADLGQGEEVEPARTKAIACGIKPENVFILDIKEEFVKDYVFPMFRANAIYEGEYLLGTSIARPLIAKKLIDIANQTGADAVSHGATGKGNDQVRFELGALALRPDIKVIAPWREWELNSRESLLEYARKNGIEIAQKHVDENGNPKASPYSMDANLLHISYEGLHLENPANEPEESMWLWTTAPEKAPDVEEYLTLTYKNGDPIALNGVEMSPATLLAKLNEYGNRNGIGRVDIVENRYVGMKARGCYETPGGTILLKAHRAIESITLDREAAHLKDELMPRYAKLIYQGYWFSPEREMLQAAIDASQKHVEGNVKIKLYKGNVTVVGRESKKSLYNDAYSTFEKDEVYNQKDAEGFIRLNALRFIIAGKNQNR from the coding sequence ATGAGTAAAAAAGATGTTAAAAAAGTAGTTTTAGCTTATAGTGGTGGGCTTGATACTTCAATTATTTTAAAATGGCTTCAAGACGAATACAATGCTGAAGTTATCACTTTCACAGCTGATTTAGGTCAAGGTGAAGAAGTAGAACCTGCACGAACTAAAGCAATAGCTTGTGGGATTAAACCTGAAAATGTATTTATATTAGATATTAAAGAAGAGTTTGTAAAAGATTATGTTTTCCCTATGTTTAGAGCAAATGCTATTTATGAAGGTGAATATTTACTTGGAACTTCGATTGCTAGACCACTTATTGCAAAAAAATTAATTGATATTGCAAACCAAACAGGAGCTGATGCAGTTTCACACGGAGCAACAGGAAAAGGAAATGACCAAGTTAGATTTGAATTAGGTGCATTAGCATTAAGACCTGATATTAAAGTTATTGCTCCTTGGAGAGAGTGGGAATTAAATTCAAGAGAGAGTTTACTTGAATATGCAAGAAAAAATGGAATTGAAATTGCTCAAAAACATGTTGATGAAAATGGAAATCCAAAAGCAAGTCCTTATTCTATGGATGCAAATTTATTACATATCTCTTATGAGGGATTACACTTAGAAAATCCAGCAAATGAGCCAGAAGAATCTATGTGGTTATGGACAACAGCTCCTGAAAAAGCTCCAGATGTTGAAGAATATTTAACTTTAACATACAAAAATGGTGATCCAATTGCATTAAATGGTGTTGAAATGTCACCAGCAACATTACTTGCAAAACTAAACGAATATGGAAATAGAAACGGTATTGGAAGAGTTGATATTGTTGAAAATAGATATGTTGGTATGAAAGCAAGAGGTTGTTATGAAACTCCAGGTGGAACTATTTTATTAAAAGCTCACAGAGCAATTGAATCAATTACCCTTGATAGAGAAGCTGCTCACTTAAAAGATGAGTTAATGCCAAGATATGCTAAGTTAATTTACCAAGGATATTGGTTCTCTCCTGAAAGAGAAATGTTACAAGCTGCTATTGATGCAAGCCAAAAACATGTTGAAGGTAATGTAAAAATCAAACTTTACAAAGGTAATGTAACTGTTGTTGGAAGAGAATCTAAAAAATCTTTATACAACGATGCTTATTCAACTTTTGAAAAAGATGAAGTTTACAACCAAAAAGATGCAGAAGGATTTATTAGATTAAATGCTTTAAGATTTATCATCGCTGGTAAAAATCAAAATAGATAG
- a CDS encoding gamma carbonic anhydrase family protein produces MILKFKEFYPNIHASAWIAPSADLIGNIEIGEDSSVWFGCVIRSDVNEVRIGKNTNIQDLSCIHTDTNTKTIIGNNVTIGHKVMLHGCKIEDNCLIGMSATILDDAVIGEGSIVGANSLVTSGKVFPPRSMIMGSPAKVVKELTQEDVDKLIAHAAHYVEYKNDYR; encoded by the coding sequence GTGATTTTAAAATTTAAAGAGTTTTACCCAAATATTCACGCCAGTGCTTGGATTGCACCAAGTGCCGATTTAATAGGAAATATTGAAATTGGTGAGGATTCATCAGTTTGGTTTGGTTGTGTTATTAGATCTGATGTAAATGAAGTTAGAATTGGTAAAAATACAAATATTCAAGATTTATCATGTATTCATACAGATACAAATACAAAAACAATTATTGGAAATAATGTAACAATTGGACATAAAGTTATGCTTCATGGCTGTAAAATTGAAGATAATTGTCTAATTGGAATGAGTGCAACCATTCTTGATGATGCTGTTATTGGAGAAGGAAGTATTGTTGGAGCAAATTCACTTGTAACTTCTGGAAAAGTATTTCCACCAAGAAGTATGATTATGGGAAGTCCTGCTAAAGTTGTAAAAGAGTTAACACAAGAAGATGTTGATAAATTAATAGCTCATGCAGCTCATTATGTAGAATATAAAAATGATTATAGATAA
- the trpD gene encoding anthranilate phosphoribosyltransferase, translated as MFNAAKLKFDDIFENRLSQEEVREYLLELYERGETAAEIAGAASAMRDHLIALPIHEDLRAKAIDVVGTGGDKSYSFNISSTVSILLSACGCYVAKHGNRSVTSKSGSADMLEVLGINLNLDLESTAKMLEETGFAFMFANNHHPCMKYITPVRKTIPHRTIMNILGPLCNPAGVTKQVIGVFDKSYINRIAAALDMLDSKRAMILSSNDGMDEISVSDITYATLLINGKITDIEINPEHYGIAMASKDDIIGEGPEFNAKLTRDILSKKIVGAKLDIVLLNTAAALIIDEKARDFKDGIDMAKEAIISGAAQAKLEQIIKVSNQLS; from the coding sequence ATGTTTAATGCAGCTAAATTAAAATTTGATGATATTTTTGAAAACAGATTATCACAAGAAGAAGTTAGAGAATATTTACTTGAACTTTACGAGAGAGGCGAAACAGCAGCTGAAATTGCAGGTGCAGCTAGTGCCATGAGAGATCATCTTATTGCACTTCCAATTCATGAAGATTTAAGAGCAAAAGCTATTGATGTTGTGGGAACTGGTGGAGATAAAAGTTATAGTTTTAATATCTCAAGTACAGTTTCTATTTTACTTAGTGCTTGTGGATGTTATGTTGCCAAACATGGAAATAGAAGTGTAACAAGTAAATCAGGAAGTGCTGATATGCTTGAAGTTTTAGGAATTAATCTAAATTTAGATTTAGAAAGTACTGCAAAAATGCTTGAAGAAACAGGTTTTGCTTTTATGTTTGCAAATAATCATCATCCATGCATGAAATATATAACTCCTGTTAGAAAAACAATTCCTCATAGAACTATTATGAATATTTTAGGACCTTTATGTAATCCAGCTGGAGTTACAAAACAAGTAATTGGAGTATTTGATAAAAGTTATATAAATAGAATTGCAGCGGCTTTAGATATGTTAGATAGTAAAAGGGCGATGATTTTATCTTCAAATGATGGAATGGATGAAATTTCGGTTTCTGACATAACTTATGCAACACTTTTAATAAATGGAAAAATTACAGATATTGAAATAAATCCAGAACATTATGGCATTGCAATGGCTTCAAAAGATGATATTATTGGTGAAGGTCCAGAGTTTAATGCTAAACTTACAAGGGATATCTTATCTAAAAAAATAGTTGGAGCTAAACTTGATATTGTTTTATTAAACACAGCAGCAGCCTTAATTATAGATGAAAAAGCTAGAGATTTTAAAGATGGTATTGATATGGCAAAAGAAGCAATCATAAGTGGTGCAGCCCAAGCAAAATTAGAACAAATAATAAAAGTATCTAATCAATTAAGTTAA
- a CDS encoding EAL domain-containing protein, with the protein MRYDVLIISDEQQQFKDFKKYASKIMKNINITLSFECDDIHDAIEYTDILIIDINVHNYFNPLEDYLEKKIHTIFLIDDSLHLEKYSIIEENNILYKPLDLDKLILKIKHYTNLVHTNIVLKKEEEFSNSIINNIDYPIFSIDSEKVIFSNDHFFKLLNCSSLEEINSKYKNIADIFEKESGCITNFDNKIFEKCENKNIKVCINSNNVKKYFSLQKIALTHNNTSIIILHDISHEIEHKHELYKLLYTDNLTAFPNRAKLIEELQTNNLVLEAVCLLNINSFKEVNDFFGHKVGDAILIDVAKLIQEKIKNEGEHFKLYKFPSDNYCITNTKDCQESFINLIKNILESVYKKVFVYELYEIDIRITAGISFSNKNNKLITADIALQSAKKDHKDYIVFYDELDKFREYENNMLWTKKLKSAFINDNIEVYFQPLVNNRTLKVDKYECLVRLIEEDGKVVAPYFFLDISKKSNQYTKLTKIVLEKSFQKFENLPFEFSVNISYEDIENPDFLDFIKELLNKYNVTNRVVFEILEDESIKNYNLLISFVDEVKALGCKVAIDDFGSGYSNFEHLLKMNIDYLKIDASLIKNIATNENSYKITKTIIEFAKNLNLKTIAEFVENEEIFNIVRKLGADYSQGYFFSAPISAPNVIEYNENGEKNNE; encoded by the coding sequence ATGCGTTATGATGTACTAATAATAAGTGATGAACAGCAACAATTTAAAGATTTTAAAAAATACGCTTCTAAAATAATGAAAAATATAAATATTACACTCTCTTTTGAGTGTGATGATATACATGATGCAATTGAATATACAGATATATTGATTATAGACATAAATGTACATAATTATTTTAATCCTTTGGAAGATTATTTAGAAAAAAAAATTCACACAATATTTTTGATTGATGATAGTTTACATTTAGAAAAATACTCAATTATTGAAGAAAATAATATTTTATATAAACCTTTAGATTTAGATAAATTAATTTTAAAAATAAAACATTATACAAATTTAGTTCATACAAATATTGTTTTAAAAAAAGAAGAAGAATTCTCAAACTCTATAATAAATAACATAGACTATCCTATTTTTTCGATAGATAGTGAAAAAGTAATTTTTTCAAACGATCACTTTTTTAAACTTTTAAATTGTTCATCTTTGGAAGAAATAAATAGTAAATATAAAAATATTGCTGATATTTTTGAAAAAGAGAGTGGTTGTATTACTAACTTTGACAATAAAATATTTGAAAAATGTGAAAACAAAAATATAAAAGTTTGTATTAATAGCAATAATGTTAAAAAATATTTTTCATTACAAAAAATTGCTTTAACCCACAATAATACTTCTATTATTATACTACACGACATTAGTCATGAAATTGAACATAAACATGAGTTGTATAAACTCTTATATACTGATAATTTAACAGCATTTCCAAATAGAGCAAAATTAATTGAAGAGTTACAAACTAATAATTTAGTTTTAGAAGCTGTTTGTCTTTTAAATATTAATTCTTTCAAAGAAGTAAATGATTTTTTTGGTCATAAAGTTGGGGATGCAATATTGATTGATGTAGCAAAATTAATTCAAGAAAAAATCAAAAATGAAGGAGAACATTTTAAATTATATAAATTTCCTTCGGATAATTATTGTATTACAAATACAAAAGATTGCCAAGAGAGTTTTATAAATTTGATAAAAAATATTCTTGAATCAGTTTATAAAAAAGTATTTGTTTATGAATTGTATGAAATTGATATTAGAATAACAGCGGGAATCTCTTTTTCAAATAAAAATAACAAATTAATTACAGCAGATATTGCTTTACAATCAGCGAAAAAAGACCATAAAGATTATATAGTTTTTTATGATGAATTAGATAAGTTTAGAGAATATGAAAATAATATGCTTTGGACTAAAAAACTAAAATCTGCATTTATAAATGATAATATAGAAGTATATTTCCAACCACTTGTAAATAATAGAACTTTAAAAGTTGATAAATACGAGTGTTTAGTAAGATTAATTGAAGAAGATGGGAAAGTTGTTGCACCTTATTTTTTCTTAGATATTTCAAAAAAATCTAATCAATATACAAAACTTACAAAAATTGTTTTAGAAAAATCTTTCCAAAAATTTGAAAATCTTCCATTTGAATTTTCTGTAAATATTTCTTATGAAGATATTGAAAATCCAGATTTTCTAGATTTTATAAAAGAATTATTAAACAAATATAATGTTACAAATAGAGTTGTATTTGAAATTTTAGAAGATGAAAGTATAAAAAATTATAATCTTTTAATCTCGTTTGTTGATGAAGTTAAAGCTTTAGGATGTAAAGTTGCTATTGATGATTTTGGTAGTGGATATTCAAATTTTGAGCATCTTTTAAAAATGAATATTGACTATCTAAAAATTGATGCTTCACTTATTAAAAATATTGCAACAAATGAGAATTCTTATAAAATTACTAAAACAATAATTGAATTTGCAAAAAACCTGAATCTAAAAACAATTGCTGAATTTGTTGAAAATGAAGAGATATTTAATATTGTTAGAAAATTAGGTGCAGATTATTCACAAGGATATTTCTTTTCAGCACCAATATCAGCACCAAATGTGATAGAATATAATGAAAATGGAGAGAAAAACAATGAATAA
- the tsaE gene encoding tRNA (adenosine(37)-N6)-threonylcarbamoyltransferase complex ATPase subunit type 1 TsaE, translating into MQKEFELELNQLDILIKYLKEIINEDCIVILRGDLASGKTTLVKNYVKALGLTDLVTSPTFSLQAIYSDNIFHYDVYNKTLGEFISLGMLEEFEKQGVHFVEWGDEKLEEILNDYGYKVILIEIEKKDNKRLYKINA; encoded by the coding sequence TTGCAAAAAGAGTTTGAATTAGAATTAAACCAATTGGATATTTTAATAAAATATCTAAAAGAGATTATTAATGAAGATTGTATTGTAATCTTAAGAGGTGATTTAGCAAGTGGTAAAACTACACTTGTAAAAAATTATGTAAAAGCTTTGGGTTTGACTGATTTAGTAACATCTCCAACTTTTTCATTACAAGCAATTTATTCAGATAATATTTTTCATTATGATGTTTACAATAAAACATTAGGTGAATTTATCTCACTTGGAATGCTTGAAGAGTTTGAAAAACAAGGTGTTCATTTTGTAGAGTGGGGCGATGAAAAACTTGAAGAGATTTTAAATGATTATGGATATAAAGTAATTTTAATTGAAATAGAAAAAAAAGATAATAAAAGGCTATATAAAATAAATGCATAA